In Pseudodesulfovibrio hydrargyri, a single window of DNA contains:
- a CDS encoding amidohydrolase: MLTNGNIITMDGRESRAQAMAVEDGRILRVGSNNDMADLAEAGWPVTDLQGRTVLPGFIDSHQHLGLTGQVLNGMDFQGTESLKTVFDKVREEALAVGPGAWVLGYTLNDFSLKEKRMPLKEELDAVCADKPVMIVHSSWHMCSLNSLALEILSPPADLPGMDLKPDGEPTGVVRDPGAPDFIFPAVSSRTPGEVKIESFRMACEVALKQGITTLHCLEGGGFGPGDTRFVLDNLDRLPLNVVLWNQVMDVEETVGMGLPRIGGCICADGAIDAYTAALFEPYCDRPGNRGTLNYTQEEMDEFVLKAHKAGLQVAVHCETDRAIEQVLSAMEKAIAAFPRDDHRHRIEHCEIPTVDQVERMGRAKILAGMQPAFIHYLVDMEDYEKRFGWDRLRWMHPYRTMLDNGVIMTGGSDCPVTPHGPLVGIQTAVLHPIEEERLTPTEAIRMFTIDAAYSAFDEANRGSIEPGKIADLVILSADPTEVPPESIREIKIVKTIVEGKPVDDPRDGPEA, encoded by the coding sequence TTGCTGACGAACGGAAACATCATCACCATGGACGGCCGGGAATCCCGCGCCCAAGCCATGGCCGTGGAAGACGGCCGCATCCTCCGGGTCGGCTCGAACAACGACATGGCCGACCTCGCCGAGGCGGGCTGGCCCGTGACCGATCTTCAAGGCCGGACCGTGCTGCCCGGCTTCATCGACAGCCACCAGCACCTCGGCCTGACCGGCCAGGTCCTGAACGGCATGGACTTCCAGGGGACCGAAAGCCTCAAGACCGTGTTCGACAAGGTCCGGGAGGAGGCTTTGGCCGTCGGGCCCGGGGCCTGGGTCCTCGGCTACACCCTGAACGACTTCTCGCTCAAGGAGAAGCGGATGCCCCTGAAGGAGGAACTGGACGCGGTCTGCGCCGACAAGCCGGTCATGATCGTGCACTCCTCCTGGCACATGTGCTCCCTGAACTCCCTGGCCCTTGAAATTCTGTCCCCGCCCGCCGACCTGCCGGGCATGGACCTCAAACCGGACGGTGAGCCCACCGGCGTGGTCCGCGACCCGGGCGCGCCCGATTTCATCTTCCCGGCCGTGTCCTCGCGCACACCGGGGGAGGTCAAGATCGAGAGCTTCCGCATGGCCTGCGAAGTCGCCCTGAAACAGGGCATCACCACCCTGCACTGCCTGGAGGGCGGCGGCTTCGGCCCGGGCGACACCCGCTTCGTCCTCGACAACCTGGACCGGCTTCCGCTCAACGTGGTCCTCTGGAACCAGGTCATGGACGTGGAAGAGACCGTGGGCATGGGGCTTCCCCGCATCGGCGGGTGCATCTGCGCGGACGGGGCCATCGACGCCTACACCGCGGCCCTGTTCGAGCCCTACTGCGACCGGCCCGGCAATCGCGGCACCCTGAACTACACCCAGGAGGAGATGGACGAATTCGTCCTCAAAGCCCACAAGGCGGGCCTCCAGGTGGCCGTTCACTGCGAGACCGACAGGGCCATCGAACAGGTCCTGTCCGCCATGGAAAAGGCCATCGCCGCTTTCCCGCGCGACGACCACCGCCACCGCATCGAGCACTGCGAAATCCCGACCGTGGACCAGGTGGAACGCATGGGCCGGGCAAAGATTCTCGCGGGCATGCAGCCCGCCTTCATCCACTACCTGGTGGACATGGAAGACTACGAAAAGCGCTTCGGCTGGGACCGGCTGCGCTGGATGCACCCCTACCGGACCATGCTCGACAACGGCGTGATCATGACCGGCGGCTCGGACTGCCCGGTCACCCCGCACGGCCCGCTCGTCGGCATCCAGACCGCCGTGCTCCACCCCATCGAGGAGGAGCGCCTGACCCCGACGGAAGCCATCCGCATGTTCACCATCGACGCCGCCTACAGCGCCTTTGACGAGGCCAACCGGGGCAGCATCGAACCGGGCAAGATCGCCGACCTGGTGATTCTGAGCGCCGACCCGACAGAGGTTCCCCCCGAGTCCATCCGCGAGATCAAGATCGTCAAGACCATCGTGGAAGGCAAACCGGTGGATGATCCCAGGGACGGGCCCGAGGCCTGA
- a CDS encoding polyamine ABC transporter substrate-binding protein, producing MRKLLLAILMVLVMVPSAFAAEEMRLLIWSEYMPEDFLTDFEHDTGIKVRVEYYESMEEMVAKLQAGGKNQYDVVVPSDYIIPAMIKLDLLKELDHSKLPNLKNLEATFINPAWDDGNKYTVAYQWGTLGMMYRKDKLKDFDGSWSVMFDPEKRQGAFIFVDSIREMLGCAQCAMGMDVNTTEKADLKKLLDTMLEAKKSKYFAGFDVGTGGRSKVVAGTAVAAIVYNGDALRAVADNPDTCGFVNPTEGTIGWVDNMSIPIGAPHPDLAYAFINWVLEPKVGAKLSNWTQYATPNEAAYPYITPEDFKNPAIYPEKSYMPKIQFIKDLGNENKMYDQIWTMVKTR from the coding sequence ATGCGTAAACTGCTGCTGGCCATCCTGATGGTCCTGGTCATGGTGCCGTCCGCGTTTGCGGCGGAGGAAATGCGCCTGCTCATCTGGAGCGAATACATGCCCGAGGATTTCCTGACGGATTTCGAGCACGACACGGGCATCAAGGTGCGCGTGGAGTACTACGAATCCATGGAGGAAATGGTCGCCAAGCTCCAGGCGGGCGGCAAGAACCAGTATGACGTGGTCGTCCCGTCCGACTACATCATCCCGGCCATGATCAAGCTGGACCTGCTCAAGGAGCTCGACCACTCCAAGCTGCCCAACCTGAAGAACCTCGAGGCGACCTTCATCAACCCCGCCTGGGACGACGGCAACAAGTACACCGTGGCCTACCAGTGGGGCACCCTGGGCATGATGTACCGCAAGGACAAGCTCAAGGACTTCGACGGCTCCTGGTCGGTCATGTTCGACCCCGAGAAGCGCCAGGGCGCGTTCATTTTCGTCGACTCCATCCGCGAGATGCTCGGCTGCGCCCAATGCGCCATGGGCATGGACGTGAACACCACCGAGAAGGCGGACCTCAAGAAACTCCTCGACACCATGCTTGAGGCCAAGAAATCCAAATACTTCGCCGGATTCGACGTGGGCACCGGCGGCCGTTCCAAGGTCGTGGCCGGAACGGCCGTGGCCGCCATCGTGTACAACGGCGACGCCCTGCGCGCCGTGGCCGACAACCCGGACACCTGCGGGTTCGTGAACCCCACGGAAGGGACCATCGGCTGGGTGGACAACATGTCCATTCCCATCGGTGCCCCGCACCCGGACCTGGCCTACGCTTTCATCAACTGGGTGCTCGAGCCCAAGGTCGGCGCCAAGCTGTCCAACTGGACCCAGTACGCCACCCCGAACGAGGCGGCCTACCCGTACATCACCCCCGAGGACTTCAAGAACCCGGCCATCTATCCGGAGAAGTCCTACATGCCCAAGATCCAGTTCATCAAGGACCTGGGCAACGAGAACAAGATGTACGACCAGATCTGGACCATGGTAAAGACCCGTTAA
- the aguB gene encoding N-carbamoylputrescine amidase, protein MTKTTLAVTQMACSDDLAANVDRAESLVREAAGLGANIILLQELFEGPYFCKKQKFEYFSLAHEARIDDPLLARFSGLARELGVVLPVSFFERAGKAYYNSMAMMDADGAWLGLYRKTHIPQGPGYEEKYYFAPGDTGFKVWDTAFGKVGVGICWDQWYPECARSMALMDADVLLYPTAIGSEPTMPDCDSMPHWRRTQQGHAAANILPVCASNRIGAETDDDVTMTFYGSSFITDPLGELLADADRTTQGVSTAEVDFDEIRNFRTGWGFYRDRRPAHYHTLMTLDGKTPIK, encoded by the coding sequence ATGACCAAGACCACCCTGGCCGTCACCCAGATGGCCTGCTCGGACGATCTCGCGGCCAACGTGGACCGGGCCGAATCCCTGGTCCGCGAGGCGGCTGGGCTCGGCGCGAACATCATCCTGTTGCAGGAACTCTTCGAGGGACCCTACTTCTGCAAAAAGCAGAAGTTCGAGTACTTCTCCCTGGCCCACGAGGCGCGGATCGACGACCCGCTCCTGGCCCGGTTCTCCGGCCTGGCCAGGGAACTCGGCGTGGTCCTGCCCGTGTCCTTCTTCGAGCGCGCGGGCAAGGCGTACTACAACTCCATGGCCATGATGGACGCGGACGGCGCATGGCTTGGCCTGTACCGCAAGACACACATCCCGCAGGGACCGGGCTACGAGGAGAAGTACTACTTCGCCCCCGGCGACACCGGCTTCAAGGTCTGGGATACGGCCTTCGGCAAGGTCGGCGTGGGCATCTGCTGGGACCAGTGGTACCCCGAATGCGCCCGGTCCATGGCGCTGATGGACGCGGACGTGCTCCTGTACCCCACGGCCATCGGCAGCGAGCCGACCATGCCGGACTGCGACTCCATGCCGCACTGGCGGCGCACCCAGCAGGGCCACGCGGCCGCCAACATCCTGCCGGTCTGCGCGTCCAACCGCATCGGCGCCGAGACCGACGACGACGTGACCATGACCTTCTACGGCTCGTCGTTCATCACCGACCCCCTGGGCGAACTGCTGGCCGACGCCGACCGGACCACCCAGGGCGTGTCCACCGCCGAGGTGGATTTCGACGAGATCCGCAACTTCCGCACCGGCTGGGGCTTCTACCGCGACCGGCGGCCCGCGCATTACCACACGCTCATGACCCTGGACGGCAAAACGCCGATCAAATAG
- a CDS encoding putrescine aminotransferase, with product MTRNIDEAFKEATEFIDIIKKPVGTVSLEERRKIATETVENFRDYINKGFLEYRKSVTEAGEFAVTEWMGQGSILKDALDREFIDILGGFGLYSYGIRHPKIVEAVKAQLDRSPQYSQEMLDPLRAKLARVIAKLTPGDIQYGFFANSGTEAVEGAMKLAKFYTGKKGFISMLKGFHGKTLGSLSLMGKNDYRAPLLPLLEGMRHVPFGDVEAVEHELKYAAAVGDDIAAVVAEPIQGEAGAIVPPDDFWPGLRQVCDKYGVLLIADEVQTGFGRTGKIFGVDHWDVAPDIMCFGKALGGGVVPMSGFFSTPKIWEVMEPNPFMHTTTTGGNPIACASALAAITVMHEENLPAQAAEKGEYVMNRLQELSERHPGILDKVTGKGLLIGMHFVDDEIGYHVASGLFARGVITAGTLTNARCIRFEPALNIPMELLDEALNKMEDVFKSLPSS from the coding sequence ATGACCCGTAACATCGACGAAGCGTTTAAAGAAGCAACTGAATTCATTGATATTATCAAAAAGCCCGTGGGCACCGTCTCCCTGGAGGAGCGGCGCAAAATCGCCACCGAGACCGTGGAGAACTTCCGCGACTACATCAACAAGGGCTTTCTGGAGTACCGCAAGTCCGTGACCGAGGCGGGCGAGTTCGCCGTGACCGAATGGATGGGCCAGGGGTCCATCCTCAAGGACGCCCTGGACCGCGAATTCATCGACATCCTCGGCGGGTTCGGCCTGTACAGCTACGGCATCCGCCACCCCAAGATCGTGGAGGCGGTCAAGGCCCAGCTGGACCGCTCGCCCCAGTACTCCCAGGAGATGCTCGACCCCCTGCGCGCCAAGCTCGCCCGGGTCATCGCCAAGCTGACCCCGGGCGACATCCAGTACGGCTTCTTCGCCAACTCCGGCACCGAGGCCGTGGAAGGGGCCATGAAGCTGGCCAAGTTCTACACCGGCAAGAAGGGCTTCATCTCCATGCTCAAGGGTTTCCACGGCAAGACCCTGGGTTCCCTGTCCCTGATGGGCAAGAACGACTACCGCGCCCCGCTGCTGCCCCTGCTCGAAGGCATGCGCCACGTGCCCTTCGGCGATGTCGAGGCCGTGGAGCATGAACTCAAGTACGCGGCCGCCGTGGGCGACGACATCGCCGCCGTGGTGGCCGAACCCATCCAGGGCGAGGCCGGGGCCATCGTGCCGCCGGACGACTTCTGGCCCGGCCTGCGCCAGGTCTGCGACAAGTACGGCGTGCTGCTCATCGCCGACGAGGTCCAGACCGGCTTCGGCCGCACGGGCAAGATATTCGGCGTGGACCACTGGGACGTGGCCCCGGACATCATGTGTTTCGGCAAGGCGCTGGGCGGCGGCGTGGTGCCCATGTCCGGCTTCTTCTCCACCCCCAAGATATGGGAGGTCATGGAGCCCAACCCGTTCATGCACACCACCACCACGGGCGGCAACCCCATCGCCTGCGCCTCGGCCCTGGCCGCCATAACGGTCATGCACGAGGAGAACCTGCCCGCCCAGGCCGCCGAAAAGGGCGAGTACGTCATGAACCGCCTGCAGGAACTGTCCGAGCGCCACCCCGGCATCCTGGACAAGGTCACCGGCAAGGGCTTGCTCATCGGCATGCACTTCGTGGACGACGAGATCGGCTACCACGTGGCGTCGGGCCTGTTCGCGCGCGGCGTGATCACCGCCGGAACCCTGACCAACGCCCGGTGCATCCGCTTCGAGCCCGCCCTGAACATCCCCATGGAACTGCTTGACGAGGCCCTGAACAAGATGGAAGACGTCTTTAAATCGCTGCCCAGCAGCTAA
- a CDS encoding aminobutyraldehyde dehydrogenase — protein sequence MNATDMKLWINGQWTDAADGGRVEVENPATGETVATVAEAGEKDVLKAVAAAKTAFDDGRWSGLTPAQRSKCLWKLADLLESRKEEFARIESEDTGKPYEFLSLGADLPFCIDNLRFFAAAARDTGGHHAGEFAPGYTSIYRRDPVGPVGQIAPWNYPLLMGVWKLGPALAAGCTAVLKPATLTPRTSLMLGEMTAEAGIPDGVVNVVAGSVGHILTSHPDIRMVSLTGATETGKSVMKSAADTVKRVHLELGGKAPCLVFSDADIDLVAEKLSVAAFCNSGQDCTAATRIICHKSVEKQVCNVMAEAMKKVVVGDPFDSKTMMGSMISGRHLEMVSGFVERARADGATVLCGGRKLDRPGHFYAPTVVTDVRQDSEIVQQEVFGPVITIQTFDDEAQAIAMGNDVVFGLASSVFTRDVARTMRVSKALEFGTVWVNDHLPLASETPHGGFKQSGFGKDLSAEAVGDYLVTKHVMINTGA from the coding sequence ATGAACGCGACAGACATGAAGCTTTGGATCAACGGCCAGTGGACCGACGCTGCCGACGGCGGTCGGGTGGAAGTGGAGAATCCCGCGACCGGCGAGACCGTGGCCACCGTGGCCGAGGCCGGGGAAAAGGACGTGCTCAAAGCCGTGGCCGCGGCCAAGACCGCATTCGACGACGGCCGCTGGTCCGGACTGACACCGGCCCAGCGCTCCAAGTGTTTGTGGAAGCTGGCCGACCTGCTGGAAAGCCGCAAGGAGGAGTTCGCCCGCATCGAGTCCGAGGACACGGGCAAACCTTACGAATTCCTCAGCCTGGGCGCGGACCTGCCGTTCTGCATCGACAACCTGCGCTTCTTCGCCGCGGCCGCGCGCGACACCGGGGGCCACCACGCGGGCGAGTTCGCTCCGGGGTACACCTCCATCTACCGCCGCGACCCGGTGGGTCCGGTGGGCCAGATCGCCCCGTGGAACTACCCCCTGCTCATGGGCGTGTGGAAGCTCGGCCCGGCCCTGGCCGCGGGATGCACCGCCGTGCTCAAGCCCGCCACCCTGACCCCGCGCACCTCGCTCATGCTCGGCGAAATGACCGCCGAGGCGGGCATCCCGGACGGCGTGGTCAACGTGGTCGCGGGCTCGGTGGGCCACATCCTGACCAGCCACCCGGACATCCGCATGGTCTCCCTGACCGGGGCCACCGAGACCGGCAAGTCGGTCATGAAGAGCGCGGCCGACACGGTCAAGCGCGTGCACCTGGAGCTGGGCGGCAAGGCCCCGTGCCTGGTCTTCAGCGACGCGGACATCGACCTGGTGGCCGAGAAGCTGTCCGTGGCCGCCTTCTGCAACTCCGGCCAGGACTGCACCGCCGCGACCCGGATCATCTGCCACAAGTCCGTTGAAAAGCAGGTCTGCAACGTCATGGCCGAGGCCATGAAGAAGGTCGTGGTCGGCGATCCCTTCGATTCCAAGACCATGATGGGCTCCATGATCTCCGGCCGCCACCTGGAGATGGTCTCCGGCTTCGTGGAGCGCGCCAGGGCCGACGGGGCCACCGTGCTCTGCGGCGGCCGGAAGCTCGACCGGCCAGGCCATTTCTACGCGCCCACGGTCGTCACCGACGTGCGCCAGGACTCCGAGATCGTCCAGCAGGAGGTCTTCGGCCCGGTCATCACCATCCAGACCTTCGACGACGAGGCCCAGGCCATCGCCATGGGCAACGACGTGGTCTTCGGCCTGGCGTCGTCCGTGTTCACCAGGGACGTGGCCCGGACCATGCGCGTGTCCAAGGCGCTGGAATTCGGCACCGTGTGGGTCAACGACCACCTGCCCCTGGCCTCCGAGACCCCGCACGGCGGCTTCAAGCAGTCCGGTTTCGGCAAGGACCTGTCCGCCGAGGCCGTGGGCGACTACCTGGTGACCAAGCACGTGATGATCAACACCGGGGCCTAG
- a CDS encoding agmatine deiminase family protein gives MANTPVTPIRVPVRAPACDGLYMPGEWAEHEATWMIWPCKPSAWPFGLDKPRRAYAEVAKAISRFEPVRMMCRPELMDQAQSLCGDAVTLVPMDTRDSWSRDSAPTFVIDGKGGVAGVDWVFNDWGHIARYEGKYDEPMAQAVLEHLSMRRYAAPCIIEGGGIHSDGEGTLLTTEQVQLDPRRNAGFTKKDFEDVFAAYLGTEKVIWLGDGLEDDETNGHVDILACFVRPGVVMVHDCTDPDDANHKVSQDAIKRLEAATDARGRSFEIIRMPQPAPRYNGDWRMDLTYINFYIANGGIVMSSFDDPMDEVAYKLVCEAFPDHEVVQLSGLDIFPGGGGIHCITQQQPKGGPLPVF, from the coding sequence ATGGCGAACACCCCCGTTACCCCCATCCGCGTCCCGGTCCGCGCACCGGCCTGCGACGGGCTGTACATGCCCGGCGAATGGGCCGAACACGAGGCCACCTGGATGATCTGGCCGTGCAAACCGTCGGCCTGGCCGTTCGGCCTGGACAAGCCCCGGCGCGCCTATGCCGAGGTGGCCAAGGCGATCAGCCGGTTCGAGCCGGTCCGCATGATGTGCCGCCCCGAGCTCATGGACCAGGCCCAATCCCTGTGCGGCGACGCCGTGACCCTGGTGCCCATGGACACCCGCGACTCCTGGTCGCGCGACTCGGCCCCGACCTTCGTCATCGACGGCAAGGGCGGCGTGGCCGGCGTGGACTGGGTCTTCAACGACTGGGGCCACATCGCCCGGTACGAGGGCAAATACGACGAGCCCATGGCCCAGGCCGTGCTCGAGCACCTGTCCATGCGCCGCTACGCCGCGCCCTGCATCATCGAGGGCGGGGGCATCCACTCGGACGGCGAGGGCACCCTGCTGACCACCGAACAGGTCCAGCTCGATCCCCGGCGCAACGCGGGCTTCACGAAAAAGGACTTCGAGGACGTCTTCGCCGCCTACCTGGGCACGGAAAAGGTCATCTGGCTCGGCGACGGGCTGGAGGACGACGAGACCAACGGCCACGTGGACATTCTGGCCTGCTTCGTCAGGCCCGGCGTGGTCATGGTCCACGACTGCACCGACCCGGACGACGCCAACCACAAGGTCTCGCAGGACGCCATAAAACGCCTCGAAGCAGCCACGGACGCGCGCGGCCGGTCGTTTGAGATCATCCGCATGCCCCAGCCCGCGCCGCGCTACAACGGCGACTGGCGCATGGACCTGACCTACATCAACTTCTACATCGCCAACGGCGGCATCGTCATGTCCTCCTTCGACGACCCCATGGACGAGGTGGCGTACAAGCTGGTGTGCGAGGCCTTCCCCGACCACGAGGTGGTCCAGCTCTCGGGCCTGGACATCTTCCCCGGGGGCGGCGGCATCCACTGCATCACCCAGCAGCAGCCCAAGGGCGGCCCGCTGCCGGTGTTTTAG